The Algoriphagus sanaruensis genome window below encodes:
- a CDS encoding DUF6252 family protein, whose translation MKLRSLLLGLLAFVLFACPDKEDEIPSGSLNVEATVDGKSWKGSGNSRITGVAGFTVFAIGAGATDRSNLAFTLDAERTGNFDLTGKALWTTSDQVVHNATSGTLTITQLEGNKVSGTFSFTASPMTGGGPSVSITNGKFTDINIAR comes from the coding sequence TTTTAGGCCTGTTGGCATTTGTCCTTTTTGCATGTCCTGACAAGGAGGATGAAATCCCCTCTGGATCACTCAATGTAGAAGCCACCGTGGATGGAAAATCATGGAAAGGATCCGGAAATAGCAGAATTACCGGAGTCGCTGGATTTACGGTATTTGCCATCGGTGCCGGGGCAACTGATCGATCTAATCTGGCATTTACCCTCGATGCCGAGCGAACCGGGAACTTCGATCTAACCGGAAAGGCACTTTGGACGACCTCGGATCAGGTTGTTCACAACGCCACCTCAGGAACCTTGACCATCACACAACTCGAGGGAAATAAAGTATCCGGTACTTTTTCATTTACAGCTAGCCCAATGACTGGTGGAGGCCCTTCTGTATCCATCACGAATGGCAAATTCACAGACATCAACATCGCACGATAA